One Kushneria konosiri genomic window, CGGGAGTACCCTCGAAAAGACGACCGCAGCCGCCGCAAAAAAGGGTATCGGCGCAAAAGAGCAGAGATGGCGTACCGCTGGAAAGATAAGAGATGTGGTCCAGCGTATGGCCGGGCGTGGCCATGACCTCGAAGTGACGGCCCATCAACCGGAAGCGATCACCTTCGCCCACGGTCTCGTCGATACCAGCAATGGCCGGGTTGTCCGGTCCGATGACCCGCGGAGTGTACCGGCTCTTGAGCTCGTTCAGCCCACCGGTATGGTCCTTGTGATGATGAGTGATCAAAATGGCTTCCAGGTCGGCACCCGTGCGTTGCAGATAGTCGATGACCGGCTGGGCTTCACCCGGGTCAACCACGACGACGCTGCCCGTATTATCCTGTTCCATGACCCAGATGTAATTATCCTGGAACGCTGGCAGTGGTTTGACGGTCAACATGACAATCCTCGAAAAGGGTGGGTTGCGAAAAGGGGATAGGGTGCCCGGCATGGCAAGTGTGTCGGGGCACTGCCAGCCTCGGTCATCGGGGCGGTCATTTAATTCGATAACCATGCGATCAGGGGCCCTGCATGTCAAATCACCACGCAGATCAGGCAACGTTCAGCGAACAGTTCCTTGCCGGACAGCGTTACTGGCAGACCTCCCATGGCAAACGACAGTGGCAGGCCGAGCAGCAATGTCTGCATCAACAACTATCGCGATCCGGCATGCAGCACGCGCTCGAGTTGGGTATGGCACCGCCATTGCTGGCTCATGACAGCATTCGCCATCGAATTCAATGGGCACCACAGCGTGACCTGGCCGAGCATCCTTCCACGCTGATCTGTCGCCCGGAAGCCCTGCCACTGGCTGACGAATCACTGGAACTGGTACTGGTTCATCATCTGCTGGAAGTGGCACCTCAACCCACCCATGTGCTGCGGGAAGCGGCGCGCGTTACCAGTGACAGTGGCAGGCTGATATTGATTGGCTGGCATCCGCTGGGCATTGCAGGGCCGACACGGCTTAAACGCTGTCATGAGCGCTTCTATCAGCGCAGCCGCTGGCTGACACCGGGACGACTGCGAGACTGGCTCAGGTTTATCGATTTTAACATTGAGCGCATCGATTACTGTGGCTTTGTGCCTTTTGAAAACACGCCGGACTGGCTTCTCATGGAACGCTGGGGCAGACGTCATAATCTGCCGCTTGGGCGCGCATGGATTATCAGCGCCAAGCGGCAGATGTGTCGCATGATTCCCCTCAAAAAACGGTTCAACCCTGCCGCCATGCTGGGCAGCAAGGCCTCCGTGCTGGCCTGTACGCCCCATGACCCACTTCACCCCTTGCAGGCTTCTTTCTCACCCGCCAGCCCGGAAAGAACTGACATGGCATCCGGCAATCATGACAAACGACGCTCGGCAGCTACCCCGACCGTCGTGGCATAATGGTGGCCTGATCTTAAATCCCAAGAGGCACGCAGTGAGTGATGAAGTACGTCCCCATGTCATTATCCACACGGACGGCGGGTGCCGGGGTAATCCCGGGCCGGGCGGATGGGGGGCGGTTCTGCGCAGCGGCCCTCACGAAAAATGTTTAAAGGGCAGCGAGGCTCACACGACCAATAATCGTATGGAGCTGATGGCTGCCATCTCTGCCC contains:
- the gloB gene encoding hydroxyacylglutathione hydrolase → MLTVKPLPAFQDNYIWVMEQDNTGSVVVVDPGEAQPVIDYLQRTGADLEAILITHHHKDHTGGLNELKSRYTPRVIGPDNPAIAGIDETVGEGDRFRLMGRHFEVMATPGHTLDHISYLSSGTPSLLFCADTLFCGGCGRLFEGTPEQMYQALTRFAELDDDTLVFGAHEYTLSNLKFAQAAEPDNPARDTLLDECQKARELDRPTLPSTIGRERLINPFMRAHLENVQSSAAEQGEAHDALSTFTTLRAWKDRF
- a CDS encoding methyltransferase domain-containing protein is translated as MSNHHADQATFSEQFLAGQRYWQTSHGKRQWQAEQQCLHQQLSRSGMQHALELGMAPPLLAHDSIRHRIQWAPQRDLAEHPSTLICRPEALPLADESLELVLVHHLLEVAPQPTHVLREAARVTSDSGRLILIGWHPLGIAGPTRLKRCHERFYQRSRWLTPGRLRDWLRFIDFNIERIDYCGFVPFENTPDWLLMERWGRRHNLPLGRAWIISAKRQMCRMIPLKKRFNPAAMLGSKASVLACTPHDPLHPLQASFSPASPERTDMASGNHDKRRSAATPTVVA